The following proteins are encoded in a genomic region of Arachis ipaensis cultivar K30076 chromosome B02, Araip1.1, whole genome shotgun sequence:
- the LOC107626598 gene encoding uncharacterized protein LOC107626598, translating to MGKDGTSGAQGNAVRDVPEVAACGNARGAGAGARQGTVSHLEGEGTQKEQRQENQATWALAVESGAVLCDEEEDIMAILQAQNEEIAAKKKLAKQKEKARRSRPKNQNKGVEGDGKLSMLKSLKNKYNLNMLGLLETKKEVITKYEVARLWGSSTAGWEFVESAGMAGGLLLIWDEGVFQVDQRYKGERWLCVEGVLTKTNFRCAFCLVYGAHGREAKREVWEELSYVAGLCQIPFCFLGDFNEILQVEDRKGATSLMASSEEFKEWVRDMQLIDLPLTDRKYTWFRGRSCSRIDRVMVNVEWTEVFPDIRIKGVPRGLSDHCPVIMELTRVTGPPRPFRSLDAWFTHEGFLRMVKDEWRSLGEAQFPCKLRALAIQLRQWHKDNFRDMDKRLVRFEEELTKLDNSVSDGVYDGTTEARRKALVSFCSKWYIRKEMHWKQMSRSKHAANMDRNTRYFHNIALARRRNNRIDALI from the exons ATGGGGAAGGATGGTACCTCGGGAGCACAGGGAAACGCAGTGAGGGACGTCCCGGAGGTGGCTGCCTGTGGCAATGCCCGGGGGGCAGGAGCAGGGGCTAGGCAGGGCACAGTTAGCCATTTAGAAGGCGAGGGGACACAGAAAGAGCAACGCCAGGAGAATCAAGCAACCTGGGCATTGGCTGTGGAATCAGGAGCGGTTTTATGCGATGAGGAAGAAGATATTATGGCGATTTTGCAAGCACAAAATGAAGAAATAGCAGCTAAGAAAAAACTGGCGAAGCAAAAGGAAAAGGCGAGAAGGAGTCGACCAAAAAATCAAAATAAG ggggtGGAGGGGGACGGTAAATTAAGCATGCTGAAATCTTTGAAGAATAAATATAATTTGAACATGTTGGGATTGCTTGAAACAAAAAAAGAAGTGATTACTAAATATGAGGTTGCAAGGCTTTGGGGATCTAGTACTGCTGGTTGGGAGTTTGTGGAATCTGCAGGAATGGCGGGGGGTCTGCTATTAATTTGGGATGAAGGAGTGTTTCAAGTAGATCAAAGGTATAAAGGTGAGAGGTGGCTGTGTGTTGAAGGCGTTTTAACAAAGACCAACTTCCGATGTGCTTTCTGTTTGGTGTACGGGGCGCATGGGAGGGAGGCAAAGAGGGAGGTGTGGGAGGAACTGAGCTATGTGGCGGGGTTGTGTCAGATTCCTTTCTGTTTTCTCGGAGACTTTAATGAAATTCTACAAGTAGAGGATCGTAAAGGAGCTACTAGCTTGATGGCGTCATCGGAGGAATTTAAGGAATGGGTGCGAGACATGCAGTTGATAGATTTGCCTCTTACTGATAGGAAGTATACATGGTTTAGGGGGCGTTCCTGTAGTCGGATTGATAGGGTGATGGTTAATGTTGAATGGACTGAGGTGTTTCCGGATATTAGGATTAAGGGTGTCCCAAGGGGATTGTCTGATCACTGCCCAGTGATCATGGAACTAACAAGAGTAACGGGGCCCCCTAGACCATTCAGAAGTTTAGACGCCTGGTTTACGCATGAGGGATTTCTGAGAATGGTGAAGGATGAGTGGCGAAGCCTCGGAGAAGCGCAGTTCCCGTGCAAGCTGAGGGCTCTAGCAATACAACTGCGGCAATGGCACAAGGATAACTTCCGGGACATGGATAAGAGACTCGTGAGGTTTGAGGAGGAGCTCACCAAGCTGGACAATTCAGTCAGTGATGGAGTTTATGATGGTACAACGGAGGCTAGAAGGAAGGCACTTGTGAGCTTTTGTTCAAAATGGTATATTAGAAAGGAAATGCACTGGAAACAGATGTCTCGGTCTAAGCATGCTGCAAACATGGATAGGAATACCAGATACTTCCATAACATTGCTTTGGCCAGAAGACGGAATAACAGGATTGATGCTCTGATATAG